One Sediminibacillus dalangtanensis genomic region harbors:
- a CDS encoding PTS sugar transporter subunit IIA — translation MNDFYFEEANILLNLEAENDKDVLVQMGRNLQELGLVRESFIDAIVAREEEFSTGLPTSTISVAIPHTDIEHVKQKSIGIGVLKNEVAFGVMGDPEETTPVKVVFMLAMDETHSQLYLLQRLMSIFQHNTMLTTIAQEQDKAKIVRLVKSELDVINEGGEVTWQKNKY, via the coding sequence ATGAATGATTTCTATTTTGAAGAAGCCAACATACTTTTAAATCTGGAAGCAGAAAACGACAAAGACGTACTAGTTCAGATGGGGAGAAACTTGCAGGAGCTTGGTTTAGTTCGGGAGAGCTTTATCGATGCGATTGTCGCCAGGGAAGAAGAATTTTCAACCGGACTTCCTACCAGCACCATTTCCGTGGCGATTCCCCATACCGATATCGAACATGTGAAGCAGAAGTCGATCGGTATCGGGGTCTTAAAGAATGAAGTGGCGTTCGGCGTGATGGGCGATCCCGAGGAAACGACGCCAGTCAAGGTGGTGTTCATGCTGGCGATGGATGAAACGCATTCCCAGCTTTATCTATTGCAGCGGTTGATGAGTATTTTTCAGCATAACACCATGTTGACCACAATCGCCCAGGAGCAGGACAAAGCAAAGATTGTCAGGCTTGTGAAATCAGAATTGGACGTAATCAATGAAGGAGGAGAAGTGACATGGCAAAAAAACAAGTATTAG
- a CDS encoding PTS sugar transporter subunit IIB, translated as MAKKQVLVACGAGIATSTIVNNAIEEMAKEHQLDLDIKQIKIAEVNSYAETADLLVTTATIQKDYDFPVITARSFLTGIGVEDTKKQILDALLR; from the coding sequence ATGGCAAAAAAACAAGTATTAGTGGCCTGTGGTGCAGGAATCGCGACGTCAACCATCGTAAACAATGCAATCGAGGAAATGGCTAAAGAACATCAGCTGGATTTGGATATCAAACAAATCAAAATAGCAGAGGTGAACAGCTATGCGGAAACAGCTGATCTTTTGGTAACAACAGCGACCATTCAAAAAGACTACGACTTTCCGGTTATCACGGCACGTTCCTTTTTGACCGGTATCGGAGTAGAAGATACCAAAAAACAAATACTCGATGCATTGCTGAGGTAA
- a CDS encoding galactitol-specific PTS transporter subunit IIC, with protein MQGFVDFIQGFLDLGATVILPVAIFILGLVFGQKPGKAFRSGLTIGVAFVGIFLVVDLLVNNLGPAAQGMVERLGVELNVIDVGWPATSSIAWASVVAAFIIPVGLVVNVVMLLTKTTKIMNVDIWNFWHYTFMGAVVYAISDSIVQGLIAAVIFQIITLKIADWTAPMVRDFYDLPGVAIATGSTVSYAPGIWLVKLLQKIPVIKDLNADPDTIQKRFGIFGESIFIGLALGAIIGALAGYGVGDIIDIGMAMAAVMVLMPRMVKILMEGLMPVSESAREWLNKHFGNREINIGLDAAVLLGHPSVIATALILVPITVVLAVILPGNALLPFGDLATIPFVVAFIVGAARGNIIHSVIVGTVMIALSLYMATDIAPVFTEMGANADLEMDIAEKSTRISSIDQGGNLINWLIWRAFELFN; from the coding sequence GTGCAGGGATTTGTTGATTTTATACAAGGTTTTCTCGATTTAGGAGCGACGGTCATTTTACCAGTAGCGATTTTTATATTGGGTTTGGTTTTTGGTCAAAAGCCGGGAAAAGCGTTCCGCTCCGGCTTGACCATCGGGGTAGCGTTTGTTGGTATTTTCCTGGTTGTCGATCTGCTCGTCAACAACTTAGGACCGGCTGCCCAGGGAATGGTGGAAAGGCTTGGAGTAGAGTTGAATGTCATTGATGTCGGGTGGCCGGCAACGTCATCGATTGCCTGGGCCTCTGTGGTTGCAGCCTTTATCATTCCGGTGGGCTTGGTTGTCAATGTCGTCATGCTATTGACGAAAACCACCAAAATCATGAACGTGGACATTTGGAACTTCTGGCATTATACCTTCATGGGAGCAGTCGTATATGCCATTTCCGACAGTATTGTCCAAGGGCTTATCGCAGCGGTCATTTTTCAAATTATCACCCTTAAAATTGCCGATTGGACAGCGCCGATGGTCAGGGACTTTTACGATTTGCCCGGAGTGGCCATTGCAACAGGAAGTACGGTTTCCTATGCGCCGGGAATCTGGCTGGTAAAATTACTGCAAAAAATACCAGTCATCAAAGACTTGAATGCCGATCCGGATACCATTCAAAAACGATTCGGGATTTTTGGAGAGTCGATTTTCATTGGGTTGGCTTTAGGAGCGATCATCGGGGCTTTGGCAGGCTATGGGGTCGGTGACATCATTGATATCGGCATGGCAATGGCAGCTGTCATGGTATTAATGCCTAGGATGGTCAAAATTTTAATGGAAGGCCTGATGCCAGTATCGGAATCGGCACGCGAATGGCTCAACAAACATTTCGGCAACCGCGAAATCAATATCGGACTCGATGCGGCCGTATTGCTTGGTCATCCTTCGGTCATTGCTACTGCTTTAATCCTGGTTCCGATAACGGTCGTTCTCGCAGTCATTTTGCCGGGAAACGCCTTGCTGCCTTTCGGCGACTTGGCTACCATTCCGTTCGTTGTGGCTTTTATCGTAGGGGCTGCACGGGGTAATATAATCCACTCCGTAATCGTAGGGACAGTGATGATCGCATTGTCGCTGTATATGGCGACAGATATTGCACCAGTTTTCACGGAGATGGGGGCAAACGCTGATTTAGAAATGGACATTGCTGAAAAGTCGACACGAATATCCAGTATCGACCAAGGCGGAAATTTAATCAACTGGCTCATCTGGAGAGCTTTCGAATTATTCAACTAA
- a CDS encoding zinc-binding dehydrogenase, with product MKSLVKTAPGFGHLEIQERPEPSPGKNQVKIQVKCAGICGSDIHTYEGNYRVAVPVTLGHEFAGVVVEVGENVSEFKVGDRVTSETTYQICGECAYCQSGDYNLCSNRKGLGSQQDGGFAEYLIARKESVHHVPENVDFHAAAMTEPLACTYHAVEKAVIHPGDLLIVLGPGPIGLLTAQVAKSRGAVVIITGLDHDQVRLDKAEEIGIDHVVNIQHEDLKQLVDRLTDGYGADIVMECSGAIPAAKQGLDLLRKKGQYVQVGLFPKAEVAFDLEKIIQKEIRVMGTRSQKHADWEPSLSLMNEGKVDAATLVTHELSITEWEKAYEVIKSGEAIKVLLKPVG from the coding sequence ATGAAATCATTAGTCAAAACAGCGCCCGGATTCGGTCATCTGGAGATCCAGGAACGTCCGGAGCCGTCGCCTGGAAAGAACCAAGTGAAGATTCAGGTCAAATGTGCCGGTATCTGCGGCTCTGACATTCACACGTATGAAGGCAACTATCGCGTCGCAGTGCCTGTGACATTGGGGCATGAATTTGCAGGTGTGGTCGTGGAAGTTGGGGAAAATGTCTCGGAATTTAAGGTCGGTGATCGTGTCACTTCTGAAACGACTTACCAGATTTGCGGCGAGTGTGCATACTGTCAGTCCGGAGATTATAACCTCTGCAGCAATCGTAAGGGGCTCGGTTCCCAACAGGATGGCGGTTTTGCCGAATATCTGATTGCCCGGAAAGAAAGTGTCCATCATGTACCGGAGAACGTCGATTTTCACGCTGCCGCCATGACAGAGCCTTTAGCCTGTACGTACCATGCCGTAGAAAAAGCCGTTATCCATCCAGGTGACCTTCTTATCGTTCTCGGTCCTGGGCCGATTGGTCTTTTGACTGCCCAGGTTGCTAAAAGCCGCGGTGCCGTTGTCATTATTACTGGGCTGGATCATGATCAGGTTCGTCTGGATAAAGCGGAAGAGATCGGGATCGATCATGTGGTCAATATTCAGCACGAGGATTTGAAACAATTGGTGGACCGCTTAACGGATGGCTATGGAGCCGATATCGTGATGGAATGCTCAGGAGCTATTCCTGCAGCAAAACAGGGATTGGATTTGCTGCGGAAGAAGGGGCAATATGTCCAGGTCGGTTTGTTTCCGAAGGCGGAGGTTGCCTTCGATCTGGAGAAAATCATTCAAAAAGAAATCCGGGTAATGGGCACGAGAAGTCAAAAGCATGCGGACTGGGAACCTAGTCTGTCATTGATGAATGAAGGAAAGGTGGATGCTGCCACATTGGTCACCCATGAATTGTCGATTACCGAATGGGAGAAAGCTTATGAGGTGATAAAAAGCGGGGAAGCAATTAAAGTGTTGCTCAAACCAGTTGGCTGA
- a CDS encoding galactitol-1-phosphate 5-dehydrogenase: MKALNLYGVKDLRCEQTPEPVVEHENEVIIKVKAAGICGSDISRYQKLGPYVTGMTFGHEFSGEVVETGKAVTGIKTGDRVAACPAYACGKCENCRSGEPARCAELTVIGARYPGAYAEYVKLPAGHVMRLPDNVDYDTAALVEPASVVAHGFYRTSVRPGAEVAVMGAGNIGLLAIQWARIFGAEKVYAIDVDDQKLEIAKQLGADVTVNPLEQPADEQIMEQTGGHGVDLAVESAGSPVTSSQVLALPRKGGEVVFLGIPYADVTMERNYFEKIVRNELRVLGSWNAVSAPFPGKEWTATIDYMSSGAIQAEPMISHRLPLEEGPSMFQKLVNREEKAAKVLFYPEKE; the protein is encoded by the coding sequence ATGAAAGCACTCAACCTATACGGGGTGAAGGATCTCCGCTGTGAGCAAACTCCGGAGCCTGTCGTAGAGCACGAGAATGAGGTAATCATAAAGGTAAAAGCGGCGGGGATTTGCGGCTCTGATATTTCCCGCTATCAAAAGCTCGGTCCCTATGTTACAGGAATGACATTTGGTCATGAGTTTTCGGGAGAGGTTGTGGAAACTGGAAAAGCCGTCACCGGAATAAAAACAGGCGACAGAGTAGCTGCCTGTCCGGCGTATGCTTGTGGGAAATGTGAAAACTGTCGAAGCGGTGAACCGGCCCGCTGTGCCGAATTGACTGTCATCGGGGCCCGGTATCCAGGAGCCTATGCGGAATATGTGAAGCTTCCTGCCGGGCATGTCATGCGGCTGCCTGACAATGTCGACTATGACACAGCGGCTCTCGTTGAGCCTGCATCCGTTGTTGCCCACGGGTTTTACCGCACGAGCGTCCGGCCTGGGGCGGAAGTAGCGGTCATGGGAGCCGGCAATATCGGTCTGTTGGCGATTCAGTGGGCGAGAATATTCGGTGCCGAAAAAGTATATGCTATCGATGTCGACGATCAAAAGCTGGAAATAGCCAAGCAGCTGGGGGCTGATGTGACGGTCAATCCATTGGAACAGCCGGCTGACGAACAAATCATGGAACAAACTGGCGGGCATGGTGTCGATCTGGCGGTAGAGTCTGCCGGATCCCCTGTCACCTCTTCGCAAGTGTTGGCATTACCGCGAAAAGGCGGCGAAGTGGTGTTTTTAGGGATTCCTTATGCCGACGTTACGATGGAGCGGAATTATTTTGAAAAAATCGTTCGCAATGAATTGAGGGTGCTCGGTTCCTGGAATGCCGTGTCTGCCCCTTTTCCAGGTAAAGAATGGACAGCGACGATTGACTATATGAGCAGCGGTGCAATCCAGGCCGAGCCGATGATTTCGCATCGTCTTCCACTTGAAGAAGGGCCATCTATGTTCCAAAAGCTCGTCAACCGTGAAGAGAAAGCCGCCAAGGTGCTGTTCTATCCGGAAAAGGAGTAA
- a CDS encoding spore coat protein codes for MRQFSPFGYTGGGNYPGYNQGYSYPGFGGGYGGPGYQPHYGGQPWQQHHGPHHGSPNWNYPGHGHGYPGHGFPGYGFPGQGGYPGYGGGFPGQGFNPYGQQPFHYDYDEFD; via the coding sequence ATGAGACAATTTTCTCCATTCGGCTATACAGGTGGTGGCAATTATCCCGGCTACAATCAAGGGTATTCCTATCCAGGTTTCGGAGGCGGCTATGGTGGGCCTGGGTACCAGCCACATTACGGCGGCCAGCCTTGGCAACAACACCACGGACCCCATCACGGCAGTCCTAATTGGAACTACCCTGGACACGGGCATGGATATCCTGGACACGGCTTTCCTGGATATGGTTTTCCTGGTCAAGGCGGTTACCCGGGATATGGAGGAGGATTCCCAGGCCAAGGCTTTAACCCTTACGGCCAACAACCCTTCCACTACGATTACGACGAATTCGACTAA
- a CDS encoding AAA family ATPase, which produces MTQHAFLYNSKISKVLRNINQVIVGKDEPATLSLVALLAEGHVLLEDVPGVGKTMLVRTLAKSLDCDFKRIQFTPDLLPSDVTGVSIYNPKELEFEFRGGPILGNIVLADEINRTSPKTQSALLEGMEENSVTVDGNTIQLKHPFFVMATQNPIEYEGTYPLPEAQLDRFLLKLKMGYPTAQEELQMLEKTSKNHPINDIEAVIDKEELITIQKEVKDVYMDQNVQRYIIDIVTGTREHRGAYLGVSPRGSIALMKAAKAYAYIHDRDYVLPDDVKYLAPFVLAHRIILTSEAKFEGITAESIIEELLGNASIPVRKEYS; this is translated from the coding sequence ATGACCCAGCACGCTTTTTTGTACAACTCCAAGATTAGTAAGGTCCTTAGAAATATCAACCAAGTAATCGTAGGAAAAGATGAACCCGCAACGTTAAGCCTTGTTGCTTTACTGGCCGAAGGACATGTCCTCCTCGAGGATGTTCCGGGAGTGGGAAAAACCATGTTAGTCCGGACTTTGGCCAAATCACTAGATTGTGATTTTAAAAGAATACAGTTTACTCCGGATTTGCTTCCATCTGATGTAACCGGAGTTTCGATATACAACCCGAAGGAATTGGAATTTGAATTTCGAGGAGGGCCGATTCTCGGCAACATCGTCCTGGCTGATGAAATCAACCGGACCTCCCCGAAAACACAATCTGCTCTATTGGAAGGCATGGAAGAAAACAGCGTCACGGTCGATGGCAACACAATCCAGCTGAAACATCCCTTTTTTGTCATGGCTACCCAGAATCCGATTGAGTATGAGGGGACATATCCACTGCCGGAAGCCCAGCTTGACCGGTTCTTGCTCAAACTGAAAATGGGTTATCCGACTGCTCAAGAAGAACTGCAAATGCTGGAAAAAACATCGAAAAACCATCCCATCAACGATATTGAAGCAGTGATTGACAAAGAAGAATTGATCACGATTCAAAAGGAAGTCAAGGATGTATATATGGACCAGAACGTCCAGCGCTATATCATCGATATCGTGACCGGGACAAGGGAACACCGGGGAGCCTATTTAGGGGTCAGTCCCCGCGGGTCGATTGCCCTGATGAAAGCGGCCAAAGCGTATGCCTATATTCATGACCGCGATTATGTGCTGCCGGATGATGTGAAATATTTGGCGCCGTTCGTGTTGGCCCACCGGATTATTTTGACTTCGGAGGCAAAGTTTGAAGGCATAACGGCAGAATCGATTATAGAGGAGCTGCTCGGTAATGCCTCGATCCCTGTACGAAAGGAATATAGTTGA
- a CDS encoding DUF58 domain-containing protein: MKRSFSMGFKFFFVLLLFGIFFAYAMFQGGFVSWFLFYSFLPIIVYMFLLLIYPISNWTVKRRLSRHIVQASDHLSVEVELSRRFAFPLYYCIVEEYFPASLQKEDTSRSKFQRMNELDALAKRRVVKRVSFPWFKRKWTYRYTLDNVPRGEHHLGAFRVKTGDFFGFIKKEYVYPTASYLLVFPSQRDIVFREKVNSFEEGASASYNVNAKNTNVVTGVREYMPGDRFSWIDWKTTARKNTVMTKEFEQEKSSNMVLILDAVAFPGQDQIAFEGSVEVTASLLEALKRKASQITFIGVGEERVFFPFQEDPAKNLLNQNYLARIQPGGNVPFSRMLDQETRNIPQGLVAMVVTNQLDQATIKALERLKRKSKKMIVFLIKPSAKITGEDSRMIHQLSVGGVSVNVLTEEQLVQQKLEVSS, encoded by the coding sequence ATGAAACGCTCGTTTTCCATGGGCTTTAAGTTTTTTTTCGTCTTACTGTTATTTGGCATCTTTTTTGCCTACGCTATGTTCCAGGGAGGCTTCGTCAGCTGGTTTTTGTTTTACAGTTTTCTGCCAATCATTGTCTACATGTTTTTATTGCTCATCTATCCAATTTCCAATTGGACGGTTAAGCGCCGCTTGTCCAGACATATTGTCCAGGCTTCCGATCATCTTTCAGTCGAAGTGGAGCTAAGCCGGCGCTTCGCTTTTCCACTTTACTATTGCATTGTCGAAGAGTACTTTCCCGCAAGTCTGCAAAAAGAAGATACCAGTCGTTCGAAATTTCAGCGTATGAACGAGCTAGATGCGCTGGCGAAACGGAGAGTCGTGAAACGTGTCTCCTTTCCATGGTTCAAGCGGAAATGGACATACCGTTATACCTTGGACAACGTGCCGCGCGGGGAGCATCACCTTGGTGCCTTCCGCGTCAAAACCGGTGACTTTTTCGGCTTTATCAAAAAAGAATACGTATACCCGACCGCCAGTTATCTGCTCGTATTTCCATCGCAACGCGACATTGTCTTTCGCGAAAAAGTGAACAGTTTCGAGGAAGGAGCGTCTGCTTCTTACAATGTGAATGCCAAGAATACCAACGTCGTCACGGGTGTTAGGGAGTATATGCCGGGTGACCGTTTTTCCTGGATCGATTGGAAAACGACTGCCAGAAAAAACACCGTTATGACGAAGGAATTCGAGCAGGAAAAGAGCTCGAACATGGTGCTGATCCTTGACGCCGTTGCCTTTCCCGGCCAGGACCAGATCGCCTTCGAAGGAAGTGTCGAAGTGACTGCTTCTCTGTTGGAAGCCTTAAAACGGAAAGCTTCGCAAATTACCTTCATTGGGGTGGGAGAGGAGCGCGTGTTTTTCCCTTTTCAAGAGGATCCGGCAAAAAATTTATTGAACCAGAACTATCTGGCCCGGATTCAGCCTGGCGGCAATGTACCGTTTTCCAGGATGCTCGACCAGGAGACACGCAATATTCCGCAAGGGCTGGTCGCCATGGTTGTCACCAATCAACTTGATCAAGCCACCATCAAAGCATTGGAGCGACTAAAGCGGAAAAGTAAAAAAATGATTGTCTTTTTGATTAAACCATCTGCAAAAATAACGGGGGAAGATAGTAGAATGATTCACCAATTATCCGTTGGTGGTGTGTCGGTGAATGTACTGACGGAGGAGCAGCTGGTGCAGCAGAAGTTGGAGGTGAGCAGCTGA
- a CDS encoding transglutaminase TgpA family protein, which yields MALFSSSKRQLVFRMIIYLCGFLLLWEWLRPLETLTDTGSLSAFVIYTGFCFTISVLNMKWWLSIPLKLGGLLFVLDGLFISEPMFSKGWFYLLYLHVQYNVEMISSQNWTEITPLFRSLLFLILLWLMSYLMYYWFVISKRIFLFVLLTFIYLTVLDTFTAYEANTAIVRAFIVSLIALGVSNFYKELGREAMTFTGLKRVSAWVLPLAAVIVFSSLVGFAAPKLDPQWPDPVPYLTSTSPDAGFGEDGTGGVQKVGYGEDDSRLGGSFVQDDSLVFQAQVEEKHYWRIETKDIYTGKGWERSTEPEYNLTSDGSVDFDTFENSVETESLQGIVTFQSNAFFSKLVYPYGIKQVDGEEDVNYLVDSEFGSIAVEAPEQQGIVDQYQVSYENPSYSIDLLSEASGEDPQAIKENYLQLPDDLPNRVGNLASQIVSEEETRYDQVKAVEQYFNRNGFVYQTEDVAVPGRNQDYVDQFLFETKAGYCDNYSTSMTVMLRTLGIPARWVKGFTGGDLAPASEDSIEGLNTYKVTNSNAHSWVEVYFPEVGWVPFEPTQGFSNPVDFYQDVNQQQDSSDTDEAAEQEEQERPGNQQEVGAEEDEAASEGNANVQLTGGWNWTVAALAVVLIAAVVILFLTRYRWMSAWMRRKFHHQQNPQMYQEAYLFLLKLLNHKGMGRQDGQTLREYAIQVDKRFESQDMVRLTHQYERMLYRNETDSAQWGNITELWENLIKRALS from the coding sequence ATGGCTTTGTTTTCGAGCAGTAAACGCCAGCTTGTTTTCCGTATGATCATCTATCTGTGTGGTTTCTTACTGCTTTGGGAATGGCTGCGTCCCTTGGAAACGCTGACGGACACCGGCAGCCTCTCAGCTTTCGTGATTTACACCGGATTTTGTTTTACCATATCGGTTCTGAATATGAAATGGTGGCTGTCGATACCCCTGAAATTGGGCGGTTTACTGTTTGTACTCGATGGCTTGTTTATTTCCGAGCCCATGTTCTCAAAAGGCTGGTTTTATTTATTATACTTGCACGTGCAATATAATGTAGAAATGATTTCCAGCCAGAACTGGACGGAAATCACACCGTTGTTCCGCAGCTTACTGTTTTTGATTTTGTTGTGGCTGATGAGTTATTTAATGTATTACTGGTTTGTCATCTCAAAAAGGATATTCCTGTTTGTACTGCTTACCTTTATCTACTTGACGGTGCTCGATACGTTTACTGCCTATGAGGCAAACACAGCCATAGTCCGTGCTTTTATCGTGTCATTGATTGCGCTTGGCGTCTCAAATTTTTATAAAGAGTTGGGCAGGGAGGCAATGACCTTTACCGGGTTAAAACGGGTTTCCGCCTGGGTGCTGCCACTGGCTGCGGTGATTGTTTTTTCCAGCCTCGTCGGCTTTGCTGCACCTAAACTGGACCCGCAGTGGCCTGATCCAGTTCCGTATTTGACCAGTACATCACCGGATGCCGGTTTTGGAGAAGATGGCACAGGCGGGGTGCAAAAAGTCGGTTATGGCGAGGATGATTCCCGTCTCGGCGGTTCCTTTGTCCAGGACGACTCCCTTGTCTTTCAGGCCCAGGTTGAAGAAAAGCACTATTGGCGGATTGAAACGAAGGATATTTACACGGGAAAGGGATGGGAACGTTCCACAGAACCAGAATATAACCTGACCAGCGATGGATCGGTAGATTTCGATACATTTGAAAACTCTGTAGAAACGGAGTCGCTTCAAGGGATCGTCACCTTTCAATCCAATGCCTTTTTCTCTAAACTTGTCTATCCATATGGGATCAAGCAGGTGGATGGGGAGGAAGATGTCAACTATCTGGTCGACAGTGAGTTCGGTTCGATTGCCGTGGAAGCCCCTGAGCAGCAGGGAATTGTCGACCAATACCAGGTTTCCTACGAAAACCCTTCCTATTCAATCGATCTCCTGTCGGAAGCCAGCGGGGAAGATCCGCAAGCAATCAAGGAAAACTACCTTCAGCTTCCGGATGACCTGCCGAACAGGGTCGGAAATCTTGCCAGCCAAATCGTATCCGAGGAAGAGACGAGGTATGATCAGGTGAAAGCGGTCGAGCAGTATTTCAACCGCAACGGCTTTGTCTACCAGACAGAAGATGTGGCGGTTCCAGGCCGTAATCAAGACTATGTCGACCAGTTTTTATTTGAAACAAAGGCCGGTTATTGTGATAACTATTCGACGTCAATGACGGTGATGCTCCGAACACTCGGCATTCCGGCGCGCTGGGTGAAAGGTTTTACAGGTGGAGATCTGGCGCCGGCTTCGGAGGACAGCATCGAAGGCCTGAATACCTACAAAGTAACCAACTCCAACGCGCATTCCTGGGTTGAAGTGTACTTTCCGGAAGTAGGATGGGTTCCATTTGAACCGACACAGGGCTTCAGCAATCCGGTTGATTTTTACCAGGATGTCAATCAGCAGCAGGACAGCTCTGACACCGATGAGGCTGCTGAACAGGAAGAACAGGAACGTCCTGGCAACCAGCAGGAAGTAGGGGCGGAAGAGGATGAAGCAGCTTCAGAAGGCAATGCCAATGTCCAGCTTACAGGTGGCTGGAATTGGACAGTCGCCGCTTTGGCAGTGGTGCTGATTGCAGCGGTCGTGATCCTCTTTCTCACCCGGTACCGTTGGATGTCGGCCTGGATGCGCAGGAAGTTTCATCACCAGCAAAATCCGCAAATGTACCAGGAAGCCTATCTATTCTTGTTAAAGCTGCTGAACCATAAAGGGATGGGTCGTCAGGATGGCCAGACTTTAAGAGAATATGCCATCCAGGTCGACAAGCGCTTCGAATCACAGGATATGGTTCGGCTTACGCATCAGTATGAACGGATGCTGTATCGGAATGAAACAGATTCGGCGCAATGGGGAAATATTACTGAATTGTGGGAAAACTTAATTAAACGGGCATTGTCTTGA
- the guaA gene encoding glutamine-hydrolyzing GMP synthase — protein sequence MDGLENNEMILVLDFGSQYNQLITRRIREFGVYSELHSHRLTAETIKRMNPKGIILSGGPHSVYDENSFRCDKEIFELGIPILGICYGMQLMTLHYGGHVERAKEREYGKADIDLTGSPILFNGTPAKQTVWMSHGDKVIEPAEGFTIDATSHSTPVAAISNTDKQLYGVQFHPEVRNTEYGNHLLKQFVFDVCQASGDWTMENFVDQEVEKIRAKVGDKKVLCALSGGVDSSVVAALIHKAIGDQLTCIFVDHGLLRKNEGDIVMETFRDGFHMNIIRVDAQDRFLSKLRGVADPEQKRKIIGNEFIYVFDDEADKLKDIDYLAQGTLYTDIVESGTETAQTIKSHHNVGGLPENMQFELLEPLNTLFKDEVRELGIELGVPEEIVWRQPFPGPGLGIRVLGEVTEEKVEIVRKSDAILREEIKLAGLERDIWQYFTVLPDIRSVGVMGDTRTYDYTIGIRAVTSIDGMTSDWARIPWDVLEKISTRIVNEVDHINRVVYDVTSKPPATIEWE from the coding sequence ATGGATGGGTTGGAAAACAATGAAATGATATTGGTTCTTGATTTTGGCAGTCAGTACAATCAGTTGATCACCAGAAGAATAAGAGAATTCGGCGTATATAGTGAATTGCATTCCCATCGCTTGACGGCTGAAACGATCAAACGGATGAATCCGAAGGGGATCATCCTCTCAGGTGGACCGCACAGTGTCTACGATGAGAACAGCTTTCGCTGTGATAAAGAAATTTTTGAACTGGGAATTCCGATTTTGGGAATCTGCTATGGCATGCAGCTGATGACGCTGCACTATGGCGGGCATGTTGAAAGAGCGAAAGAAAGAGAGTACGGCAAGGCGGACATCGACTTGACCGGCAGCCCGATTTTGTTCAACGGCACTCCGGCCAAGCAAACGGTATGGATGAGTCACGGCGATAAAGTAATCGAGCCTGCCGAAGGTTTCACAATCGATGCCACCAGTCATTCGACTCCGGTTGCAGCCATCAGCAACACGGACAAGCAGCTGTACGGCGTTCAATTCCATCCGGAAGTAAGAAATACAGAGTATGGCAATCATTTATTAAAACAGTTTGTTTTCGATGTATGTCAGGCCAGCGGCGATTGGACGATGGAAAACTTCGTCGATCAGGAAGTGGAAAAAATCCGCGCCAAGGTCGGAGACAAGAAGGTGCTCTGTGCGCTTAGCGGTGGCGTGGATTCGTCGGTAGTAGCGGCATTGATCCATAAAGCGATCGGGGACCAGCTCACCTGTATTTTTGTCGACCATGGACTGCTTCGTAAAAATGAAGGCGACATAGTCATGGAAACATTCCGTGACGGATTCCATATGAACATCATCCGCGTCGACGCACAGGACAGGTTTTTAAGCAAACTGCGCGGAGTGGCAGACCCGGAACAAAAACGGAAAATCATCGGCAACGAATTTATTTACGTCTTCGATGATGAAGCGGATAAATTGAAAGATATTGATTACCTGGCGCAAGGTACGTTGTACACCGACATTGTAGAGAGCGGAACGGAAACCGCCCAAACGATCAAATCCCACCACAATGTAGGGGGACTTCCGGAAAACATGCAGTTTGAGCTGCTCGAACCGCTGAACACGCTGTTCAAAGACGAAGTGAGAGAATTGGGCATCGAGCTCGGTGTACCGGAAGAAATCGTTTGGCGTCAGCCTTTCCCGGGACCGGGACTTGGCATTCGGGTACTTGGAGAGGTAACGGAAGAGAAAGTGGAAATCGTCCGGAAATCGGATGCGATTTTACGAGAAGAAATAAAGCTGGCCGGACTGGAGAGAGATATCTGGCAGTACTTTACTGTGCTTCCGGACATCCGGAGCGTGGGGGTCATGGGCGACACCAGAACCTATGACTATACGATCGGCATTCGTGCGGTTACCTCGATCGACGGCATGACTTCGGACTGGGCGAGGATCCCATGGGATGTTCTCGAAAAGATTTCCACCCGGATCGTCAATGAAGTCGACCATATCAATCGGGTTGTTTATGACGTGACCAGCAAGCCGCCGGCAACGATTGAGTGGGAATAG